The Flavobacterium sp. 1 genome contains the following window.
TTGGTACTACAGCAGGCTTGGAACTAAAGTAACCCCATTATTTGGATTTGCCAAATCATCCCAAATATAAAACCATTTTCCACTTAAGCCAATTGCCCATATCCGTTGTACTTGTTAGCAATAGTACTTTAATTCTTTTACATAAATAATTAATCAGAATCCTTTTCTCCATTCCAACGATACTTTCGGATTAAATCTTCTTTTTTTGTTTCAAATTTTCTCTTATCGGTATGGACAACTTTTTTAAGTAACCAGCCAGAATCTTTTCCAGCGTCCTTCACACGATTTTCATTATTCTTACCTAATTTTATTTGTTTTTCATATAGAGCGTATAAGGGACTTCCTTGCCATAAAAAATTATCTCCTCCTAAAAAATCTCTAGCAGAAAACCAAGCATCTTTATTAATATTGCACCAACAATAAACAGCTCCATGGAGAAAATCCATTATTCTCTGTTTTTCATCATCAGAAATTCCATGAACTTCTCTAATTTCAGATTTATCTATTAACATATTACTTGTATTTAATTTAATTTCATTTTGTCTTTCTGCAGGCATATTAATGCTAAATGTTCTGGAACTGTTGCGGGTTTGGGACTAAATTAAGCCATTATTCGGATTTGCCACCCGAGCGATAGCGAACTGGCGGAGCAATCATCCCAAATACAAAACTAATTTTCCATTAAGCAAATTGCTCAAATCCGTTATAGCTGTTAATGATTGGTTTTATAACTCAAGGGCTAATTTAATAAAATCACTTGAATTTTTGTACATTATTACCATCCCTGCATCTTGTGGGTTTTCGAGCTTATATCTGCCTTTAGCTGATCCATTTAGTGCGTAATCATGTCCGTCAATTGTTACTATACACCAATGTTTATATTTACATTCAATTATAACTTGATCACTGTAAAATGGCCAATCTCCAGCATATTCTGCTTTTAAAATTCTCTTATATTTTATATTAGGATTTAATTTTCTTTCTAAATCATCTTTTACAGTTCTTTTATGTATCTTTTTTGGTATTTCTTTGTAACGAGTTGTGTTTTTCCGATAATCTCTATTTCCAAAATCTTTTTCGTACAACATACCAAAGTCAAAAAAAGAAGTGATAGATATTTGTTTTGCTTTTTCTCCAATACAGTTAAATATGATTTGTCTTGATAAAGCAGAAATAAACTTTTCAAATATGATTATTACAACACTATTTAATTTGTAAAAAACTTCATGTTCAGTTTCTCTGCTAAACAGTTTTGATAATAATTTTTCATCACTTAATAAATGTTTGTTTTCAAACTTTGTCCATAATTCTTTAGTGTTTAATGGAATTTCTTTATTTTCAGTTATTTTTTTGCAGAAATCCCTTCCGTTCAAGATTTAATAGTTACGCCTGTCTTGGGTTCTGTAGTAGGCGAAGGATTTTTCTATGCCAAGAAAACTATTCTTAAAAATAATTCCAAAATTTTAAATTCGAGATTCCTAGGTAAAACTTCTTTGTTTTTGATGGATCCACTTAATACTATTATGGATAGTTTCGGTTATAAGCAAAAGGTAAAAACACAACTTAATGTAGCTTCTGTAGGGTTCAATCCATATACCAAAAATGCTACTTTGGGGCTTACTTTTTCGGCTAGATTTTAATTTTTTTTTGAATTAAATTTTCCCCTCAGGAGAAGGTAATTCCGCTACAGCTTTTCCTTTTAATCCTTCATTGACAAGATATCCAAGAAATGAGGCAAATGGAATAATATTTTGATCTACGCTGGCTTTTTCCAATGCCTGCATGTACTCATCCCTTTTTTCAACCGGTATTACTGTCCATGGATATCCGCCTGATGCCAGCATTGCATTTAATAGAAAACGCCCCATTCGTCCATTTCCATCCATATAGGGGTGAATAAATACAAATATGAAATGCCCTAAAACAGCACGTACCGAGGCCTCACTTTCTTGTTCAAGCAGTTCAAAAAGTATCGGCATAGTATCACGCATAGCCTCAACGTTTAGCGGTGTGTGTTTAGAGTTGCCAATATAAACCTGATGATTGCGATATCCTGCCAGATCGGAGGCCTTTAATATACCAGCAGCTACACTTGGATCAAAAAGTTCCCTGTACCATTTGGAATGATCTTTGTCTACCTCTGTGCCAGCGTTTGCTCCCTGTAAAATTTCTTTAATTGTCTCTTTAACTTGTGTAAATGCTTGATAATAGCCTCTTGTGGCCATAGCATCCCTTTGTTTTCGATCTTCCTCATTTTCTTTTGCATCCCATCTGCCACTGCTCACTTTGGCAATTAATTCCGGTGTTACACGATAGCGTTCAATAGATAATGAATGGTAAGCATCAGTAATAAAAATATCATCAATTTCTTTAAGATATGAATTAGTGTCTTTGGGTAGTCCAGGCTGGGCAGGAAAATTATTTATAATATCTTCGCGCATCTGCATCCACATTAAGCGAATGCGGTTTGCATATGGCGATCGTTCGCGCGGAGATAGTTTGATATCAAGCTGATTGTTAAATGGGTCTTCTTCGCGAATATCGTAATCTGCTGTCTTGAATGTTTCAATAATCTGGTCTGCTATTCTGTCACGACGTATATTGCGAAATGCACCGGCTAAACGTCCAGCGAGTGTGGTATGTCCATTCTCCAGCAATATTGGCAATAACTCAGAGGCATCCCTGATCATTGAAAGTGTCGTACGGGCATCAATTGCATTGTGAGTATACAAAGAAGGGCTGCTATAGATAAGAGCACTCTGCAGATTGTACATCTTTATGCCTCTTTGTATCTCAATTTGATCAGGTGATGCTATATTAGTCTTTAGATTGAAAAGTGATGTATTGTATGGCAATGGGGTTGGTTTGTTGTTGCCTTCGAGGGAGCGTACAATTAATTGCTGTGGCACTGACCAGTTTCCAGAATGTATAAGCAGTGATTGATCAGCAGATATACACCAGTTCTCCCCATATTTTTTATTAAGAAATTGAGAAATAAAATCCCAGTATGAACTAAACCAGGCTGTTGTTTTCCCTTCTTTTTCACTTGGGTCTGCTGCAATGTACCAGCCTTTGGAGACCTCTCGAATGAAGCCGTTTTTTACCATTAGCTGTCGATATTTTGCATTAGGGATATCATCGGTATGTATCCCCACAATGTCCTTCTCTTGTAGGTTTTTAAGAAAAGTAAGTGCTTCTATAAATCTTTCTTTTGGTGTCGCCATTTTTAATTATATTATCGTTAAACGTACTATAATTTACTTAGAAATTTGCATGCGTAAATACGTGATAAAATTAGTATATGCAAATGTACTAAAATTAGTAAACATAATTGTGATAAAATTAGTAAATATAAACGTGCTTTAATTAGTAAATTCGACAGTGTTAAAATTAGTAAATCTAAATCATGAAGAATATTTATATAAGCATTATTATTTTAGGTTTGATTAGATCAAAAGAAACATCTAGTTATAGATTAGAAGTTAATGTATTGATATTTAATGTAATGTCTTGTGTCTCTAAATGTAAAAAGACGACCTTTGCTCAAGCGGTATGGGAGCTTGAGCAACAAACCCTAACCCAAGAAAATACGCCATGTAAGCCTTCAAAGGCTTACATGGCGTATTTTCTTGGGTTGAAATTTGTGCCAATTATTAGATTATAAAGAAATTTCAGCGAAGCTGAATTCAAAAAAATGTTTGATTGACCAGGTCGGTTTGAAATTAAGATCCTCATCCAATTTGGGTTACTCGGAGTATACTCCCGTACTGTCTGCTGATGGTGACGGCACAAATTTTAAATTTCAAGGGTCATTTTTTTCTTATTTGTTCCATAATATTAAAACGATTTTTAATGTCAAAGATAGACTTCCTTAACTTTCTATGGCAAAAAAGGTATCAACTCCATAATTTGCTGCGCCACGATTTTGCCAGAAAACTCAAATTGCCATTTTTTTAAACTATTTAATCAATAGGAATATTTTAGCTTTCTTAAAATAAGAGATGACAGATGACTGATTCTATTGAATCAATCATCTGTCAAACACTTAAAAAAAACTAACTAGTAAAACCACTTACCAAGGTGAATTTTGAGTCATATTGGGATTATTATTCAATTCACTTTGTGGAATTGGATAATAGGAGAATTTAGTAGTAAAAAGTTGGTATCCGCCTACCTGACTCGCTTTGATTACTGTCTCTAAGGTTCCCCATCTTCTTAAATCAAAAAAGTGAAGTCCTTCACGAGCAAATTCAACATTTCTTTGATGCATAATCTGCGTCATCATTTGATCTTTAGACCATCCTACCATCGAAATATCTGCCAACTTCGCTCTATCTCTAATTCTTTTCACCAATGGCGCTGCTCCAGTTACATTTCCTTGCATCGTTTTTGCTTCGGCAAGCATTAAAAGAACATCGGCATAACGCATTGCGAATTCATTCAATTCAGATTTCCAATCCCCTTCGTCATTATTCCACCAATTTTGATTTTTTCTAATCCATATAGCATTTGCTCCAAACTTTGATGCAAAATCAGAATTATAGTAAATACAACCAGGATAATTCCAAGCCAAAGTAGTCAAAGCTCTCGGATCAAATGAACCATCAACAGTTTTCTCTTTTGTCATCGCATTTAATAATACTGTCGTAGGCCATAATTCGTTCCAACCGCCTACTTCACCAGGTGCACATTCCTGAGCCATAGTTGTTGCTCTTGTTCTTTCCGCTGGGCTTCCTCCCCAAATAGTTGAACCACCAACTTTGCTAAACTGAATTTCAAAAACAGATTCTTTACTATTTTCATGTTTACCATCAAATAATTCAGCATAATTATCAACAAGACCATATCCATTTGTAGCTTCATTATTTACTAACTTATTAAATTGCTCTTCGGCTTTTGCCCAATCTTTCAAATACAAATATGTTTTGCCTAAAAAAGCTATTGCTGCATTTTTTGTCACTCTTCCTTTAAGAGCAGCTGGATAATTTTCAGGTAGTTTGCTATTGGCTGCAAATTGAAAATCAGCTATAACTTGATTCCAAACTTCAGCTTCGGTAGATTTTGATTTAAAATAATCGGCCTGAGTTTGTACTAAATCTGTAGTAATAGGCACGCTTCCGTATTCATTAACCAAATTAAAATAATTCAATCCTCTTAAAAAGGTAGCCTCTGCTAATAGTTGCTCTCTTTTGGTTTCATCAATATTTTTAATTTGTGGTGCATAAGCAATTACTTGATTGGCACGGAAAATTCCAATATATAGGGCTTTAAATATCTCTCCCGTAAGATTCGTACCGGCATCATTTTTATACATAGAAACTGCATAACGATCCTGTACATCATTTCTTGCAACAAAATTTTCTGTTCTGTTTTCTTTAAGCTGCATGGCCTGTATTTCCCAATAACCAGCATTATTATTGTCTACAAGAGTATTGTAAACTGTTGCTAATCCAGATTCAAGATCTTCAGGAGTTTTCCAAAAAGATGTGGTTGTTAATTGACTTGGGTTTTCTAATTCAAGGTTATTATCGCATGAACTTAATAATACAAGTCCAGATATTAAATATGATATAATTGATTTCTTTTTCATTTTTTATCGATTTAAAAGTTAATTTGCAGACCAAAAAGTATAGTCTTGCTTAAAGGATATGATTTATAGTCAACCCCTCTTCCCCCCAATGCATCTGCAGACACATCCGGGTTATAACCCGTATATTTAGTAAAAGTGTAAAGGTTATCTCCTGCAAAATAAATTCTGCATCTATCTATAGATACTTGTTTTGTTATGCTGTTTGGTATTGTATATCCAACTTGAATCGTTTTGATTCTTAGATAAGACCCGTCTTCTAGAAAACGATCAGAATAATCTGCTCCGTTATTGTTTTTATCATCAATATCTAATCTTGGGAAATTTGAATTTGGATTAAAAGTATAGGAATCTAATGTTGCGCTAGAATAGTTAATATTGGCTCTTACTGTTTCAAGATCTGTTTTATTTCCATTATAAAGCTTGTTTCCTTGAGTTCCCTGTAAAGCCAGAGTAAAGTCAATTCCTTTCCAATCTCCTTGAAATCTCATTCCATATTCAAACTTAGGAAAAGCGCTTCCTTTGTATTGTCTATCCTCTCCATTAATTTCACCATCACCATTATAATCTATATATCTGATATCTCCAATTTGTGCATTTGGCTGAATCGGTTTTCCATCTTTTTTATAAGCGTCAATTTCTGCCTGAGATCTAAATAATCCATCAGTGTCCACTAGAAAAAAGGAATAAATTGGATAACCCACTTTGCTATATGTTACCGGAGCACCGTGAAATGAACCTTTACCACCTTCTATTACCTGACTTCCTGTACTAAGCTCATCTACATTATTTTTAATACTTGAGATATTACCTGTTATATTGAAGTTGAAATCTCCAATTTTTTCATTGTAGGTTAAACTCATTTCATATCCTTTATTGGATACGTTTC
Protein-coding sequences here:
- a CDS encoding Fic family protein; this translates as MATPKERFIEALTFLKNLQEKDIVGIHTDDIPNAKYRQLMVKNGFIREVSKGWYIAADPSEKEGKTTAWFSSYWDFISQFLNKKYGENWCISADQSLLIHSGNWSVPQQLIVRSLEGNNKPTPLPYNTSLFNLKTNIASPDQIEIQRGIKMYNLQSALIYSSPSLYTHNAIDARTTLSMIRDASELLPILLENGHTTLAGRLAGAFRNIRRDRIADQIIETFKTADYDIREEDPFNNQLDIKLSPRERSPYANRIRLMWMQMREDIINNFPAQPGLPKDTNSYLKEIDDIFITDAYHSLSIERYRVTPELIAKVSSGRWDAKENEEDRKQRDAMATRGYYQAFTQVKETIKEILQGANAGTEVDKDHSKWYRELFDPSVAAGILKASDLAGYRNHQVYIGNSKHTPLNVEAMRDTMPILFELLEQESEASVRAVLGHFIFVFIHPYMDGNGRMGRFLLNAMLASGGYPWTVIPVEKRDEYMQALEKASVDQNIIPFASFLGYLVNEGLKGKAVAELPSPEGKI
- a CDS encoding RagB/SusD family nutrient uptake outer membrane protein, producing MKKKSIISYLISGLVLLSSCDNNLELENPSQLTTTSFWKTPEDLESGLATVYNTLVDNNNAGYWEIQAMQLKENRTENFVARNDVQDRYAVSMYKNDAGTNLTGEIFKALYIGIFRANQVIAYAPQIKNIDETKREQLLAEATFLRGLNYFNLVNEYGSVPITTDLVQTQADYFKSKSTEAEVWNQVIADFQFAANSKLPENYPAALKGRVTKNAAIAFLGKTYLYLKDWAKAEEQFNKLVNNEATNGYGLVDNYAELFDGKHENSKESVFEIQFSKVGGSTIWGGSPAERTRATTMAQECAPGEVGGWNELWPTTVLLNAMTKEKTVDGSFDPRALTTLAWNYPGCIYYNSDFASKFGANAIWIRKNQNWWNNDEGDWKSELNEFAMRYADVLLMLAEAKTMQGNVTGAAPLVKRIRDRAKLADISMVGWSKDQMMTQIMHQRNVEFAREGLHFFDLRRWGTLETVIKASQVGGYQLFTTKFSYYPIPQSELNNNPNMTQNSPW